Proteins encoded together in one Penaeus vannamei isolate JL-2024 chromosome 9, ASM4276789v1, whole genome shotgun sequence window:
- the LOC113813016 gene encoding uncharacterized protein: protein MLRDLARPLASSVLLASVALALSTAIDPLVEIRFRDAVAGAKDPASHLQQRRLPYCLKSGALQNASCPCDAALCQPHLSVMQEGVRTFCLPANITGLCYRSELDPDKSCGCCVVQRQYLCE from the exons ATGCTACGTGACCTCGCTCGACCTTTGGCCTCCTCCGTGTTATTGGCTTctgttgctctcgctctctcgacgGCCATTGACCCCTTAGTGGAGATCAGGTTCAGG GACGCCGTCGCAGGAGCGAAGGACCCCGCCAGCCACCTGCAGCAGCGACGCCTTCCTTACTGCCTGAAAAGCGGCGCCCTTCAGAACGCCTCCTGCCCCTGCGACGCCGCCCTCTGCCAGCCCCACCTCAGCGTCATGCAGGAGGGCGTCAGGACCTTCTGCCTGCCTGCCAACATCACGGGGCTCTGCTACCGGTCCGAACTCGACCCCGACAAGTCATGCGGCTGCTGCGTCGTGCAGCGCCAGTACCTGTGCGAGTAG